From a single Carassius gibelio isolate Cgi1373 ecotype wild population from Czech Republic chromosome A18, carGib1.2-hapl.c, whole genome shotgun sequence genomic region:
- the larp6a gene encoding la-related protein 6a has product MSAVMNAFLRCVAFLLPPSWLQLCWWVGEASWPNPRARFKHTKPLTYEEVAAQDEPKPVPSSSSDSSAPAPSPWRRFWTLWSAVERVLSAPFDLHARLGSLCSPYRVAAGSPSSAAAEEEAFTAQIMSSSTEQPQPDAEPREISAPVTITVAIQAAEDEEPDEEPSYNTIELQTGSGSEDEIGRHDKSSGAGTSGGELEEESWQPPDTELIQKLVTQIEYYLSDENLEHDAFLLKHVRRNKLGFVSVKLLTSFKKVKHLTRDWRTTAYALRHSELLELNDEGRKVRRRTTVPVFASESLPSRMLLLSELKRWPELGVALGGNGEAGATQQERLMELLLKAFGNYGAIASVRVLKPGKDLPADLKKLSGRYSQLGTEECAIVEFEEVEAAMKAHEAVAGDTGVSLGLKVVLIGTKPPKKKVPKDRSRDEGVGGIRKSRSLNSRVRELQYHGDDSAASSSETESNPTSPRLARKSRSCNKLSPTSGGPNHLSPAVSPRSSPWSSPRASPCTQRKTHHSGKSPLASEGRLSPEPGRRWADYSSDSSLTPLGSPWVQRRKQVASQESSPVGSPMLGRKIQNADGLPLGVVRLPRGPDGTRGFHSSSPCDRGKTASTQTCL; this is encoded by the exons ATGTCCGCCGTGATGAACGCGTTCCTGCGCTGCGTCGCGTTCCTGCTGCCGCCCTCTTGGCTTCAGCTTTGCTGGTGGGTTGGGGAGGCGTCATGGCCCAATCCCAGAGCTCGATTCAAACACACAAAGCCTCTTACATATGAGGAAGTAGCAGCTCAAGACGAACCCAAACCCgtcccctcttcctcctctgacAGCTCGGCTCCGGCTCCGTCTCCGTGGCGCAGATTCTGGACGCTCTGGTCCGCCGTGGAGCGCGTCCTCTCGGCTCCCTTTGATCTTCACGCGCGCTTGGGAAGTTTGTGTTCGCCGTACCGCGTCGCAGCCGGTTCCCCGTCGAGCGCAGCCGCGGAAGAGGAGGCGTTCACGGCGCAGATCATGAGCTCCAGCACCGAGCAGCCGCAGCCGGACGCGGAGCCGCGGGAGATCAGCGCTCCGGTGACCATCACCGTCGCCATCCAGGCTGCGGAGGACGAGGAGCCCGACGAGGAGCCTTCATACAACACCATCGAGCTCCAGACGGGCAGCGGCAGCGAGGACGAGATCGGGAGACACGATAAATCCAG TGGAGCAGGGACCAGCGGCGGGGAGCTGGAGGAGGAGAGCTGGCAGCCTCCGGACACAGAGCTCATCCAGAAACTGGTCACACAGATCGAATATTATCTGTCGGACGAGAACCTGGAGCACGACGCCTTCCTGCTCAAACACGTCCGCCGCAACAAACTGGGCTTCGTCAGCGTCAAGCTGCTCACCTCCTTCAAGAAG GTCAAGCACTTGACGCGCGACTGGAGAACCACGGCGTACGCCTTGCGTCACTCCGAGCTGCTGGAGCTGAACGATGAGGGCCGTAAGGTGCGGCGCAGGACGACGGTGCCGGTGTTCGCCAGCGAGTCTCTGCCGAGTCGCATGCTGCTGCTGAGTGAACTCAAGCGCTGGCCGGAGCTGGGAGTCGCACTCGGAGGCAACGGAGAGGCAGGAGCCACCCAACAGGAGCGTCTGATGGAGCTCCTGCTGAAAGCTTTCGGAAACTACGGTGCCATCGCCTCCGTGCGGGTTCTCAAACCCGGGAAGGACTTGCCGGCCGATCTGAAGAAGCTGAGCGGGCGTTACTCTCAGCTGGGAACGGAGGAGTGTGCCATCGTGGAGTTCGAAGAAGTGGAGGCGGCGATGAAAGCCCACGAGGCGGTCGCAGGAGACACAGGAGTGTCTTTGGGATTGAAGGTTGTTCTAATCGGCACCAAGCCGCCCAAGAAAAAGGTCCCAAAGGACCGGTCGCGGGACGAGGGAGTCGGCGGGATACGCAAGAGTCGCTCGCTCAACAGCCGCGTTCGAGAGTTGCAGTATCACGGCGACGACTCCGCCGCGAGTTCCTCGGAAACCGAAAGCAATCCCACATCGCCGCGCTTGGCTCGCAAGTCGCGCTCCTGCAACAAGCTCAGCCCCACGAGCGGCGGGCCCAATCACCTGAGTCCGGCGGTGTCCCCGCGCTCCAGTCCCTGGAGCAGCCCACGAGCCAGTCCCTGCACCCAGCGCAAGACACACCACTCGGGGAAGTCTCCGCTGGCCAGCGAGGGCCGCTTGAGCCCCGAACCCGGCCGCAGATGGGCGGACTATTCCTCGGACAGCAGCTTGACCCCTTTGGGAAGCCCGTGGGTCCAGCGGAGGAAGCAGGTGGCCAGTCAGGAGAGCAGCCCGGTGGGAAGCCCGATGCTCGGGAGGAAGATCCAGAACGCCGACGGGCTTCCTCTAGGTGTGGTTCGGCTCCCGAGGGGTCCAGACGGCACGCGAGGCTTTCACTCGTCTTCTCCCTGTGACCGGGGCAAGACTGCGTCCACACAAACCTGTCTTTAA
- the LOC127934176 gene encoding TM2 domain-containing protein 3 codes for MTANRLKRVFERGRNIMSSYVMLFLLLLDIYSSCAIAYLSSPHVGQETPYTAQQSPVMTSPVALTSSSAAPAVTDDDLSVCPSGGQCSRLPADCIICSFHHNCSYGRPANFTCRAKAGVHCVSDQGRPQQNFSLTLDCRFCWQLDPSQYSCTNTDNCMTVSCPRRRYNASCVALKHVHCLGKREFQKRLFCNWTGGYKWSTALALSVTLGGFGADRFYLGQWREGLGKLFSFGGLGIWTLIDVLLIAVGYVGPADGSLYI; via the exons ATGACGGCAAACAGACTGAAACGGGTTTTTGAACGCGGACGGAACATCATGAGCTCGTATGTGATGCTGTTTCTGCTGCTGCTCGACATTTACTCCTCATGTGCGATCG cgtaTCTGAGCTCTCCTCACGTGGGTCAGGAGACGCCGTACACGGCCCAGCAGAGCCCGGTGATGACCAGTCCGGTGGCTTTGACCTCGTCCTCTG ctgctCCAGCGGTCACCGATGATGACCTGTCCGTGTGTCCCAGCGGCGGTCAGTGCTCCAGACTCCCGGCCGACTGCATCATCTGCTCGTTTCATCACAACTGCAGCTACGGCCGGCCGGCTAACTTCACCTGCAGAGCCAAAGCAGGCGTCCACTGTGTG agcgaTCAGGGTCGGCCGCAGCAGAACTTCTCGCTCACGCTGGACTGTCGTTTCTGTTGGCAGCTGGATCCGTCTCAGTACAGCTGCACCAACACCGACAACTGCATGACGGTGTCGTGTCCACGCAGACGCTATAACGCCAGCTGTGTGGCTCTGAAGCACGTGCACTGCCTGG GGAAGCGAGAGTTTCAGAAGCGTCTGTTCTGTAACTGGACGGGAGGATATAAGTGGTCCACGGCTCTGGCCCTCAG CGTGACTCTGGGGGGCTTCGGAGCGGACCGCTTCTATCTGGGCCAGTGGAGGGAAGGTCTGGGGAAGCTCTTCAGTTTCGGCGGTCTGGGGATCTGGACGCTGATCGACGTGCTGCTGATCGCGGTGGGATACGTGGGGCCAGCCGACGGCTCGCTGTACATCTGA